CCGCGCGGTGCAGCGAGACGGTGTCGGGCAGCAGGTGCGCGAACGCCGCGAACGGCAGGCCCCGGGTCTCGGGCGTCCCCGTCACCCGGGTGCAGCCGGTGCCGCGCAGCGCCTCGGCGATCAGCCGGGTCTTGCCGCGGCCCGCCGGCCCGGTCACCACGATGCCGGGCCGGCCCGCCGCCGACGAGTCGCGCAGCAGCTCCAGTTCGCGCTCCCGGCCGGTGAAGGGCCAGGGCAGTTCCAGCGTCCTCGCGTCCTGTTCGTCAATCGTCACGACAACAGGAGCGTGCCTACTCAGATCTGATACAGGGCGACTTGAGTAGCCCCCGACTCAGGCGCCCGGACCCCGGTGACGGCAGTCTTGGCACATGGCCCGCCGCGGACCGGCACCGGGGGCGGCCGGGGAACGTCGCCTTCGGGGGAGGGCGATGTTCCCCGCCGACGCCGGCGCGGCGGCCACGGGCCCCACGCGCCCCGCCCGTTCCACGAAGTGGGACGCCTCTTGGTGGCGGACCGGCCCCTGCGGTACAAATGGGCCTCATGAATCACGAGCCCTTGGTGCGACGCCTGGTCATCGACCTGTGCCGACGCCCGGCTTCGTGTTGTTGCTGTTGATCCGGCTCGTCTGACGCGCCCGCCGTCCGGTGCTCCCACCCGGCGGGGGCCGGTATCCGCGCCTCCCCTGAGCGGCCGTCCGCCGCTTCCGCCAGCTTCCCTCCCCCTTTCGAGGACGCCGCGTGTCCACAGCACCCCTTTTGTCCGACCCCGACCACCTCCCGACGCCGGACGCGCCCCGCCCGTCCGGGCGCGGCCGGTGGGTCCGGTTCCGCTCCGCCGCCCTGCCGTTCGGTTCGCTGGTGCTCTTCCTCGCCCTGTGGCAGTTGCTGGCCGCGAGCGGCACGTGGAGCGAGACGCTGGTGCCACCGCCGGCCAAGGTGTGGCACGCGTTCGTCGCCGTGTCCACCACGCACGACGGCGTACGGGGCTACAACGGCACCTACCTCGTCGAGCACCTGGGCATCAGCCTGCGGCGCATCGCGTTCGGGGCCGGGATCGGCATCGCCCTCGGAGTGCTCTTCGGGCTGCTGATGGGCACCGTCGGCTGGCTGCGCTCGCTGTTCGAGCCCTGGATCACGTTCCTGCGCACCCTGCCGCCGCTGGCGTACTTCTCCCTGCTCGTCATCTGGCTCGGCATCAACGAGGAACCGAAGATCACGCTGCTGGCGGTGGCCGCGTTCCCGCCGGTGGCGGTGTCCACCACGACGGCGGTCGCGGCCGTGCCGCGCAGTCTCGTGGAAGCGGCCCGCGCCCTCGGCGCGTCGCGCTGGGACGTCGTCAAGGACGTCGTCGTACCGTCCGCGTTGCCGGAGACCCTCACCGGCGTCCGGCTGGCCGTGGGCGTGGCGTACTCCTCCCTCGTCGCCGCCGAACTGGTCAACGGCCTGCCCGGCATCGGCGGCATGGTCAAGGACGCCGCCAACTACAACAACACCCCCGTGGTGTTCGTCGGCATCATCGCCATCGGGGTCTCCGGGCTCGTCATCGACGGACTGCTGCTGCGGCTGGAGCGTGCCGTCGTGCCCTGGCGCGGGCGCTCCTGATCCCGCCCCACGCTGCCGCTCCCCTTCCCGTTCTTTCCGGCCTCTCGTCGTCCCTTCCTCATCCTTTTCCGCCCTTCGCTCGCCCTCCCCTGCACAGAAACGGCCCCGTCATGCCTCCAGTCCCCGCCGGCACCGCTTCGCCGGGCCCCTCCCGCCGTCTGCTCCTCGCCGGAGCACTGGCCGCCGTCTCCGCCGCCGTCACCGGTTGCTCCGGGGACAGCGAGGCGTCGGCGTCCGGCGGTTCCAAGCGGCTGCGCATCGGCTACTTCGCGTTCCCCAGCGGGGACCTGCTCGTGAAGAACGGCAAGCTGCTGGAGAAGGCCCTGCCGGACCACCGGATCACCTGGATCAAGTTCGACTCCGGCGCCGGCGTCAACCAGGCCTTCCTCGGCAAGTCCCTCGACATCGCAGCCCTGGGCTCCAGCCCGTTCGCCCGTGGGGTGTCCGGGAGTTCGCCGATCCCGTACAAGGTCGCCTGGGTACTGGACGTGGCGGGCGAGAACGAGGCCCTGGTGGCGCGCAGGGCGACCGGCATATCCGACGTCGCCGGTCTGAAGGGGAGGACGGTCGCCACCCCGTTCGCCTCCACCTCGCACTACAGCCTGCTCGCGGCGCTGGAGAAGGCCGGGCTGAAGACGTCCGACGTCAAGCTCGTCGACCTGCAGCCGCAGGCGATCCTGGCCGCCTGGCAGCGCGGGGACATCGACGCCGCCTACGTCTGGCTGCCCACCCTGGACGAGCTGCGCACGACCGGCACCCAGCTCACCAGCAGCAAGGAGATCGGCGCCGCCGGCAAGCCGACCCTGGACCTGGCCGTGGTCTCGGACGACCTGATCGCCCGGGACCCGGGGGCGATCGACGCCTGGCGCAAGGCGCAGGCGCAGGCGCTGCGGCTGCTGAAGTCCGACCCCGAGGGATCGGTCAAGGCGGTCGCGGCCGAGCTGGACATCAGCGCCGCCGACGCCAGGGCCCAACTGAGGCAGGGGGTGTTCCTCACCCCGGAGCAGGTGGTGTCCGCCGACTGGCTCGGCACCGACGGCGCTCCGGGCAAGCTGCTGGGCTACGTCACCGACACCGCCCGGTTCCTGGCCGGCCAGAAGCAGATCGACGGCGTGCCGTCCCAGGAGGCCGTCCGCAGGGCGTTCTACCTCAAGGGGTTGTCCGATGTCCTCAAATGAGACGACCGGGACGGCCGAGAAGGCGGCGGCGGACGCCACCCGTGC
This is a stretch of genomic DNA from Streptomyces sp. TG1A-8. It encodes these proteins:
- a CDS encoding ABC transporter permease, whose protein sequence is MPFGSLVLFLALWQLLAASGTWSETLVPPPAKVWHAFVAVSTTHDGVRGYNGTYLVEHLGISLRRIAFGAGIGIALGVLFGLLMGTVGWLRSLFEPWITFLRTLPPLAYFSLLVIWLGINEEPKITLLAVAAFPPVAVSTTTAVAAVPRSLVEAARALGASRWDVVKDVVVPSALPETLTGVRLAVGVAYSSLVAAELVNGLPGIGGMVKDAANYNNTPVVFVGIIAIGVSGLVIDGLLLRLERAVVPWRGRS
- a CDS encoding ABC transporter substrate-binding protein, which translates into the protein MPPVPAGTASPGPSRRLLLAGALAAVSAAVTGCSGDSEASASGGSKRLRIGYFAFPSGDLLVKNGKLLEKALPDHRITWIKFDSGAGVNQAFLGKSLDIAALGSSPFARGVSGSSPIPYKVAWVLDVAGENEALVARRATGISDVAGLKGRTVATPFASTSHYSLLAALEKAGLKTSDVKLVDLQPQAILAAWQRGDIDAAYVWLPTLDELRTTGTQLTSSKEIGAAGKPTLDLAVVSDDLIARDPGAIDAWRKAQAQALRLLKSDPEGSVKAVAAELDISAADARAQLRQGVFLTPEQVVSADWLGTDGAPGKLLGYVTDTARFLAGQKQIDGVPSQEAVRRAFYLKGLSDVLK